ACCCCCCACACCCCTGATCTCTTGATTCAAAGGACTTAGCACTTGTAGCCCTCTACCTGCCATTAATGTGCAACATCTTGCATCTCGATCACTGAAGTCGGTTACCCGAGTGCCATGTAAGTCTAATTGTTGCAACATTGTGAATTCTTCCCGAATGGGTCTTAAAATTGCGGCTAAGAGAATTGCACTATTAGGGGAACGCAAATTGAAACTGCTGGCGAAGATGTTTCTCACATTGGCGGGTGGGCTCTTGCTGATCCCGGTACCAGGTCGGGCTGACTCGATCACCTTCTCCATCATCACTACGGGCATTCCCATTTCGGCGAGCGGGACATTCACCACCGACCCGCTGTCCGGGGATTCATACCAGATAACAAGCATATCCGGGACTCTCAACGGAGAGTCGATGACGTTACTGCCTTACGGCACGTACGGGGGACCAAGCGACAACCTGCTGTTTGTGGACAGAGCTTCCCTCGACTACGGTGGGATTGCCTTCAGCGTTGGAGGCGTCGACTACAATCTGTATGACTACCACGGCAGTGACTACCTATGCGTAGTCGCTCCCCATACCTGTGGCGACACGCCACATATGCCCGAGAATTACCCGGCTCAGTTC
The genomic region above belongs to Terriglobales bacterium and contains:
- a CDS encoding PEP-CTERM sorting domain-containing protein — its product is MKLLAKMFLTLAGGLLLIPVPGRADSITFSIITTGIPISASGTFTTDPLSGDSYQITSISGTLNGESMTLLPYGTYGGPSDNLLFVDRASLDYGGIAFSVGGVDYNLYDYHGSDYLCVVAPHTCGDTPHMPENYPAQFTWSNTTTGAVPEPSALVMLGTGLLGIGGAARRRRLG